Proteins found in one Elephas maximus indicus isolate mEleMax1 chromosome 11, mEleMax1 primary haplotype, whole genome shotgun sequence genomic segment:
- the LOC126086027 gene encoding sialic acid-binding Ig-like lectin 14 — MLPLLLLLPLLWGGSLQKEYLWYKLQVPELVTVQEGLCVLVPCKFSYPQDMSPSTDPLYIYWYYASDNIYRRSPVATNHQGQVVKTETQGQFHLLGDPKTNNCSLSIRDARKSDAGTYMFRVERGQNIQHTYKEKLNLQVTDLTEKPNIHILEPLESGRPTNLTCSLPGSCEGARLLTFSWTGDALNMLGPSTLQSSVLTLIPRPQDHGTYLTCQVNYQESQVTTKITILLNVTYAPENLAINIFFQNGIVLKVMENTISLTILEGQSLRLVCLADSNPPAELSWFQGSQAPSPSSIFTTGELELPQVRIGNEGQFTCRAQNPLGSQRISLRLSVLYTLQLLRPSCSWEAEGLHCSCSARSQQAPSLRWRVGDGLVEGNSSNASATVTSSSAGPWANSSLSLRGGLIPGLGIHCEAQNDHGNQSVTVLLLPEGRLSCPCFTKVKEGFGPLILILIRGALMGAGFLLTYGLTWIYYTRCGGPQRSRSE, encoded by the exons ATgctgccactgctgctgctgctgcccctgCTGTGGGGGG GGTCCCTGCAGAAGGAGTATCTGTGGTACAAGCTACAGGTGCCAGAGTTGGTGACGGTGCAGGAGGGCCTGTGTGTCCTTGTACCCTGCAAATTCTCCTACCCCCAGGATATGTCACCTTCCACTGACCCACTCTACATCTACTGGTACTACGCTTCAGACAACATATATCGAAGAAGTCCTGTGGCCACAAACCACCAAGGCCAAGTAGTGAAGACAGAGACCCAGGGCCAATTCCACCTCCTTGGGGACCCCAAGACCAACAACTGCTCCCTGAGCATCAGAGATGCCAGGAAGAGTGACGCAGGGACCTACATGTTCCGAGTGGAGAGAGGACAAAATATACAACATACCTACAAAGAGAAGCTGAATTTGCAGGTGACAG ACCTGACAGAGAAACCCAACATCCACATTCTGGAACCTCTGGAGTCTGGCCGCCCCACAAACCTGACCTGCAGCCTGCCAGGATCCTGTGAGGGGGCGAGACTGCTCACCTTCTCCTGGACAGGGGATGCCCTTAACATGCTGGGCCCTAGTACTCTCCAGTCCTCGGTGCTCACCCTCATCCCAAGGCCCCAGGACCATGGCACCTACCTCACCTGTCAGGTGAACTACCAAGAGTCTCAGGTGACCACGAAGATTACCATCCTGCTTAATGTCACCT ATGCACCAGAGAACCTCGCCATCAACATCTTCTTCCAAAATG ggatag TCCTCAAGGTCATGGAAAATACCATATCCCTTACCATTCTGGAGGGCCAGTCCCTGCGTCTGGTCTGTCTTGCTGACAGCAACCCCCCTGCAGAGCTGAGCTGGTTCCAAGGATCCCAAGCCCCGAGCCCCTCCTCCATCTTCACAACGGGAGAGCTGGAGCTGCCTCAAGTGAGAATTGGAAATGAAGGACAGTTCACCTGCCGAGCTCAGAACCCGCTGGGCTCCCAGCGCATCTCTCTGCGTCTTTCTGTGCTCT ACACCCTCCAGCTGCTCCGCCCCTCCTGCTCCTGGGAGGCCGAGGGTCTGCACTGCAGCTGCTCAGCCCGATCCCAGCAGGCCCCCTCCCTGCGCTGGCGGGTTGGGGATGGGCTGGTGGAGGGGAACAGCAGCAACGCCTCCGCCACGGTCACCTCCAGCTCCGCCGGGCCCTGGGCCAACAGCTCCCTGAGCCTCCGCGGGGGGCTCATCCCTGGCCTTGGGATCCACTGCGAGGCCCAGAACGACCATGGGAACCAGAGTGTCACCGTCCTGCTGCTGCCAG AAGGCCGCCTTTCCTGCCCCTGTTTCACTAAGGTGAAAGAGGGCTTCGGGCCCCTGATCCTCATCCTGATCAGGGGGGCTCTCATGGGCGCTGGCTTCCTCCTCACCTATGGCCTCACCTGGATCTACTATACTCG GTGCGGAGGCCCCCAGAGGAGCAGGTCTGAATGA